From a single Acidobacteriota bacterium genomic region:
- a CDS encoding proline dehydrogenase family protein: MSDFTLDFNDTATAFADRTDAELKEKYRLFKMMNSPMLNSIGTGITKFALSIGLPVEGLIRGTVFGQFCGGETIEDSQKAIERLGKAGIGTILDYSVEGKTHEEDFDATAKEIMKTIERAKDDAFIPFAVFKFSGIAPLGTLEKMSSKHKLDAKGQMKCEAISRRVDEICGLAFTLKQPVFIDAEESWIQDAIDRLATEMMEKYNSELPIVFNTIQMYRHDRLEFLKESRRAAHAGGYKLGIKIVRGAYMEKERDRAKEMGYPSPIQPDKASTDLDFDEAVNYCLKHLDEVAFVAGTHNEASSYHLAKRMYDENIPNNHPHIHFSQLFGMSDNLSYNLAKHGYNVSKYVPYGPVKDAVPYLIRRAEENTSVTGQVSRELTLITKELKRRGLA, translated from the coding sequence ATGAGCGACTTCACCCTTGACTTCAACGACACTGCCACCGCCTTTGCCGACCGCACAGATGCAGAACTAAAAGAAAAGTATCGCCTGTTCAAAATGATGAACTCGCCGATGCTGAATTCCATCGGTACCGGCATCACAAAATTTGCACTCTCGATCGGCCTACCGGTTGAAGGGCTTATCCGTGGAACGGTATTTGGGCAATTCTGCGGCGGCGAGACGATCGAGGATTCGCAAAAGGCGATCGAGCGCCTCGGCAAGGCAGGGATCGGCACAATACTCGATTATTCGGTCGAAGGAAAGACCCACGAGGAAGATTTCGACGCCACGGCAAAAGAGATAATGAAAACCATCGAACGGGCGAAGGACGACGCCTTCATCCCGTTCGCGGTTTTCAAGTTTTCCGGCATCGCTCCGCTCGGGACTCTTGAGAAGATGTCCTCAAAACACAAGCTCGACGCAAAGGGCCAGATGAAATGCGAAGCGATCTCCCGGCGGGTGGACGAGATCTGCGGCCTAGCCTTCACACTAAAGCAGCCGGTTTTTATCGATGCGGAGGAATCGTGGATACAGGACGCCATCGATCGCCTCGCGACCGAGATGATGGAAAAGTACAATTCGGAGCTCCCGATCGTGTTCAATACTATTCAAATGTATCGACACGATCGTTTGGAATTTTTGAAAGAATCGCGAAGGGCGGCGCACGCTGGCGGTTACAAGCTTGGGATCAAGATCGTCCGCGGTGCGTACATGGAAAAGGAACGCGATCGAGCGAAGGAGATGGGCTATCCCTCACCGATCCAACCGGACAAGGCATCGACCGACCTCGACTTTGATGAAGCGGTGAATTATTGCCTAAAGCATCTGGACGAGGTCGCATTTGTCGCCGGAACACACAACGAGGCTAGCTCTTATCACCTCGCGAAGCGGATGTACGACGAAAACATTCCCAACAATCATCCGCACATCCACTTTTCACAGCTTTTCGGGATGAGCGACAATCTGTCGTATAACCTAGCCAAGCACGGCTATAACGTCTCGAAGTATGTGCCTTACGGCCCGGTAAAGGACGCGGTGCCATACCTGATCCGACGTGCGGAGGAGAACACATCGGTCACCGGTCAAGTTAGCCGCGAGCTCACTTTGATCACAAAAGAATTGAAACGTCGCGGCCTAGCGTAG
- a CDS encoding RNA polymerase sigma factor — translation MFGDLTDEQLVTAAVGDDPDAFGALVRRWERKIFALCFGMLGREDEAKDAAQETFVSAYRNLKNFRGEAKVSSWLHRIAVNQCLTIKRRQKARPEEFLDEETNEADRVFVAPSRSSPANTTEQAERLFHVRNAVTSLPPELRQIVVMKEFEEMTFQEISDTLEVPLSTVKSRLYTALKQLRAKLERLPIEVT, via the coding sequence ATGTTTGGAGATCTGACGGATGAACAGCTTGTAACCGCCGCCGTGGGCGATGACCCCGATGCTTTCGGCGCATTGGTCAGGCGCTGGGAACGGAAGATATTTGCACTTTGTTTCGGTATGCTCGGCCGCGAGGACGAGGCTAAAGATGCGGCCCAGGAAACCTTCGTTTCGGCATATCGTAACCTGAAAAACTTTCGCGGAGAAGCGAAGGTTTCGAGCTGGCTCCATCGCATTGCGGTGAACCAATGCCTAACTATAAAGCGACGGCAAAAGGCGCGTCCCGAGGAATTTCTCGACGAAGAGACGAACGAGGCGGATCGTGTTTTCGTTGCACCGTCACGTAGTTCGCCCGCGAACACAACCGAGCAAGCGGAGAGGCTTTTTCACGTACGGAACGCTGTAACGTCGCTCCCGCCGGAGCTCCGTCAGATCGTTGTGATGAAAGAATTTGAAGAAATGACATTTCAGGAGATCTCGGACACGCTCGAGGTCCCGCTCAGCACCGTCAAGAGCCGGCTTTACACTGCGCTTAAGCAATTGAGGGCAAAGCTTGAACGGCTGCCGATAGAAGTAACTTAG
- a CDS encoding MCE family protein, translating to MVQTRNSLTLSQLRVGIFVLAGLLVLAFLVLNSTGDFNPFAKRLVLKARFAAADGLKAGSDVQLAGIRIGQVEEVIFLPPDSPETEKIEARMLVDAELNGRPITERIRTDSTAQLIAVSILANEKIINISPGSADGTAVTENHVLESSEAISINQLTKTGNDLLQQINKIAVPANEILNKANQGEGTIGRIVNDESLYNNLDATVAETKLTMVKLQSTIEKLNSGQGTAGQLINDKQLYENLNKTVAQLEGISTDIRSGRGTAGKFVTDDALYNETRAAIIDLRTTANKISLIADDLKSITGPLAGGDGSLGKFLKDEQLYDNARDTLARFNATATKLESMLGDTQAGKGTVGKLFTDETLYNNLNQTASNINQFSSESTKLIYDFRQNPKKYLRIKLSLF from the coding sequence ATGGTACAAACAAGAAATTCACTTACGCTTTCGCAGCTTCGCGTCGGCATTTTTGTGCTCGCCGGGCTGCTCGTACTCGCTTTTCTCGTACTTAACTCAACGGGCGACTTCAACCCGTTCGCCAAGCGGCTTGTGCTCAAAGCAAGGTTTGCCGCTGCGGACGGCCTCAAGGCCGGTTCGGATGTTCAGCTCGCGGGCATTCGTATTGGTCAGGTCGAGGAGGTCATCTTTCTTCCGCCGGATTCGCCCGAGACCGAAAAGATCGAAGCAAGGATGTTGGTCGATGCCGAGCTGAATGGCCGCCCAATAACGGAGCGTATTAGAACTGATTCAACGGCTCAGTTGATTGCAGTTTCGATCTTAGCGAACGAAAAGATCATAAACATTTCGCCAGGCTCCGCTGATGGAACGGCCGTAACAGAAAATCACGTTCTCGAGTCAAGCGAAGCCATTTCGATCAATCAACTAACGAAGACCGGAAATGACCTCCTCCAGCAGATCAACAAGATCGCCGTGCCGGCTAACGAGATACTCAACAAAGCCAATCAGGGCGAAGGAACCATCGGGCGCATCGTTAACGACGAATCCCTCTACAACAACCTTGACGCGACCGTAGCAGAAACGAAGCTGACCATGGTAAAGCTCCAGAGCACAATCGAGAAGCTCAACAGCGGCCAGGGCACAGCAGGTCAGTTGATAAACGACAAGCAGCTTTACGAGAACCTCAACAAGACCGTCGCACAGCTTGAGGGCATTTCGACAGATATTCGTTCCGGCCGCGGGACGGCGGGCAAATTCGTGACCGACGACGCTCTGTATAACGAAACTCGAGCGGCGATAATCGATCTTCGGACCACCGCGAACAAGATAAGTTTGATCGCCGATGATCTGAAGAGCATTACCGGACCGCTTGCGGGCGGTGACGGTTCGCTTGGTAAGTTCCTCAAGGACGAGCAACTTTACGACAATGCCCGTGACACTCTTGCCCGCTTCAACGCCACTGCGACAAAACTTGAATCGATGCTTGGAGATACGCAGGCCGGGAAAGGAACGGTCGGCAAGCTCTTTACCGATGAGACGCTCTATAACAACCTCAACCAGACAGCCTCAAACATTAATCAATTCTCAAGCGAAAGCACAAAGCTTATCTATGATTTTCGCCAAAATCCAAAGAAGTATCTCCGGATAAAGCTTTCGCTTTTTTAA
- a CDS encoding zf-HC2 domain-containing protein → MKNETIRFESGCERSAETLPYIYRESTDAELARFDGHLAECEACRDEFAAISFSRFSVYEWQREEFVPLATPDFASAFAPKVADATTAGWFDAIRGWFALPHRLAFAGGFAAVLVGIFASTFYFASIDLSPENIATGNVPAVVTPAIEPVVIAEAASPTQKESSVDDVVRTEVVRASVKTVTRKVKPKPKQETVLNRSSQAVAASLPAASLPRLTEDDDEIDYGLRLADIVADIDTREED, encoded by the coding sequence ATGAAGAACGAGACGATACGATTCGAAAGTGGATGCGAACGTTCGGCAGAGACTCTTCCCTATATTTACAGGGAAAGCACTGATGCCGAACTGGCGCGGTTCGACGGGCATCTCGCCGAGTGCGAGGCTTGCCGCGATGAATTTGCCGCCATTTCGTTCTCGCGCTTCTCGGTCTATGAATGGCAGCGTGAGGAGTTTGTTCCGCTTGCTACACCAGACTTTGCCTCGGCATTTGCACCGAAAGTTGCGGACGCAACAACTGCGGGCTGGTTCGACGCCATTCGCGGATGGTTTGCACTTCCCCATCGGCTTGCATTTGCGGGCGGCTTTGCGGCGGTGTTGGTCGGCATCTTCGCGAGTACGTTCTATTTTGCGTCTATTGATTTATCACCGGAAAACATCGCGACGGGAAATGTACCCGCTGTTGTCACACCTGCTATCGAGCCTGTTGTGATCGCTGAAGCGGCAAGCCCGACACAAAAGGAAAGCTCAGTTGACGATGTTGTTCGAACTGAAGTTGTTCGAGCGAGCGTTAAGACCGTGACGCGAAAAGTGAAACCGAAACCAAAACAAGAGACGGTTTTGAATCGGTCTTCACAGGCTGTCGCCGCGTCGCTTCCGGCGGCTAGTCTTCCGCGGTTGACTGAGGACGATGACGAAATTGATTACGGGCTGAGATTGGCCGATATAGTCGCTGATATCGACACGCGTGAAGAGGACTAA
- a CDS encoding aspartate aminotransferase family protein — protein sequence MPEATPEMHFSEIKKTEDAFQVATYAKMPIAVGRGSGAWVWTSEGEKYLDLYGGHAVCATGHSHPHVVGAIKEQAEKVLFYSNLVYSEIRGLAAEKLVSIAPGSLTQAFFCNSGTEANENAMRMARMATGRQKIVSFNGGFHGRTADSISATFLGKYRKIGEPNVPFHVEATFGDLDSAEQVIDGGTAGVILEPIQSMAGVIEAEPEYFVGLREICDRKGAVLIFDEVQTGVGRTGNWFFAGSSPASEVVPDIVTLAKSLGSGIPVGACLINEPISSAIKLNDLGSTFGGGMIAMAAVHATLEAIEQDDMMANARAVENRLRDALSSTTGVVRIRGKGCLLGIEFESPCRPYSEALLANRVITGTSSDPNVLRLLPPLCVDATTATEALIGVISEISAK from the coding sequence TTGCCGGAAGCAACCCCTGAGATGCACTTTAGCGAGATCAAGAAAACGGAAGACGCCTTTCAGGTTGCGACCTACGCCAAAATGCCGATCGCGGTTGGGCGCGGTAGCGGTGCCTGGGTGTGGACCAGCGAGGGCGAGAAATACCTAGACCTTTACGGGGGCCACGCGGTCTGCGCGACCGGACATTCTCATCCGCACGTGGTTGGGGCGATAAAGGAACAGGCCGAGAAAGTGCTCTTCTACTCAAACCTGGTTTATAGCGAAATCCGTGGGCTGGCGGCGGAGAAACTCGTCTCGATCGCACCCGGTTCGCTTACGCAAGCGTTTTTTTGCAACTCCGGAACCGAAGCCAACGAGAACGCGATGCGAATGGCCCGGATGGCGACCGGACGGCAAAAGATCGTCTCATTTAACGGCGGCTTTCACGGAAGAACAGCCGATTCGATCTCAGCGACATTCCTTGGTAAGTATCGAAAGATCGGAGAACCGAATGTCCCCTTTCACGTCGAAGCAACTTTCGGCGACCTCGATAGTGCCGAACAGGTTATCGACGGCGGGACAGCGGGCGTCATCCTCGAGCCGATCCAATCAATGGCTGGCGTTATCGAGGCCGAACCGGAATATTTTGTTGGGCTTCGCGAGATCTGTGACCGTAAGGGGGCAGTGCTGATCTTTGACGAGGTCCAAACAGGGGTTGGAAGAACCGGCAACTGGTTCTTTGCCGGGAGTTCACCGGCCTCGGAAGTTGTTCCTGACATTGTCACCCTCGCCAAATCGCTCGGCAGCGGAATCCCGGTCGGTGCGTGTTTAATCAACGAACCGATTTCATCGGCGATAAAACTTAACGATCTGGGCTCAACCTTCGGCGGCGGAATGATCGCGATGGCTGCCGTGCACGCAACGCTCGAGGCGATTGAGCAAGACGATATGATGGCGAACGCACGAGCTGTCGAAAATCGACTTCGCGACGCTCTGAGCAGTACAACCGGCGTTGTGAGGATCCGAGGCAAGGGATGTCTCCTCGGAATCGAATTCGAGTCGCCGTGCAGACCTTATTCCGAAGCACTGCTGGCGAATCGCGTGATCACCGGCACCTCGAGCGACCCAAACGTGCTTCGGCTCTTGCCGCCGCTTTGTGTCGATGCAACTACGGCCACGGAAGCCCTAATAGGGGTGATTTCCGAAATAAGCGCAAAGTAG
- the argC gene encoding N-acetyl-gamma-glutamyl-phosphate reductase, giving the protein MSDTKDKIRVGIFGGSGYGGSELLRILLFHPNAEVVFVTGNEHAGKRVSTVHRNLTSLTDLSFTAIPDDLDELGKIDVAFFGLPHGQALGLVPKLPAGTKAIDLSGDFRINDSEIFEAYYKRPHAGELQNKFVYGLTETNRDAISNADYIANPGCFATATALALSPLIASGFVTGKTIVDAKTGSSGSGAKPAANTHHPQRTNSFFAYKPFTHQHVPEIEQHLRTLGALDEPFIFMTHSLPVSRGIFATCYVELKSEMTSAELYERFGAFYRDAFFVRMVEGSPDINWVKNTNFCDIAVHVSGRNAVIFSAIDNLVKGAAGQAVQNMNLIFGLDEKTGLIFAGSNP; this is encoded by the coding sequence ATGAGCGATACGAAAGACAAGATCAGGGTCGGCATCTTTGGCGGTTCGGGCTACGGCGGCAGCGAACTGCTGCGGATACTGCTGTTCCATCCGAACGCGGAGGTCGTCTTTGTTACCGGAAATGAACACGCCGGAAAACGCGTAAGCACTGTACACCGGAATCTCACTTCCCTAACCGATCTATCATTCACAGCAATTCCCGACGATCTGGACGAACTAGGGAAGATCGACGTCGCATTTTTCGGATTGCCGCACGGGCAGGCTTTGGGGCTTGTTCCAAAGCTACCGGCGGGTACGAAAGCGATCGACCTCTCGGGTGATTTTAGGATCAATGACTCGGAAATCTTCGAGGCATATTACAAGCGACCGCATGCCGGCGAACTACAGAACAAATTTGTTTATGGCCTTACGGAGACCAACCGCGATGCGATCTCAAATGCGGACTACATTGCCAACCCAGGATGTTTTGCGACGGCAACGGCTCTAGCTCTTTCGCCATTGATCGCCTCGGGCTTTGTGACGGGAAAGACTATTGTCGATGCAAAGACAGGCTCGTCGGGTTCCGGTGCAAAGCCAGCGGCGAATACTCATCATCCGCAGCGGACTAACTCGTTTTTCGCTTACAAGCCTTTTACGCACCAGCATGTGCCGGAAATTGAACAACATCTTCGCACACTCGGAGCGCTTGATGAACCATTCATCTTCATGACGCACAGTCTTCCAGTTTCGCGTGGAATATTCGCGACCTGCTACGTTGAGTTGAAAAGCGAGATGACGTCGGCCGAGCTCTATGAGCGGTTCGGTGCGTTCTACCGTGACGCGTTCTTCGTGCGGATGGTCGAGGGCTCGCCGGATATAAATTGGGTGAAGAATACGAATTTCTGCGATATTGCGGTTCACGTTTCAGGCCGAAATGCGGTCATCTTTTCGGCCATCGATAACCTTGTAAAAGGTGCCGCCGGCCAGGCTGTGCAGAATATGAACCTGATATTTGGGCTTGACGAGAAGACCGGCCTCATCTTTGCCGGAAGCAACCCCTGA
- a CDS encoding proline--tRNA ligase, whose amino-acid sequence MSKGLPKRSENYSEWYNELVKRAGLAENSAVRGCMVIKPYGFAIWEKMQRALDDMFKATGHENAYFPLFVPRSFLEKEEEHAEGFAKECAVVTHYRLKAGPDGKGLMVDPDSKLEEELIIRPTSETVIWNAYKNWIQSWRDLPILINQWANVVRWEMRTRIFLRTAEFLWQEGHTAHATEKEAIAETEQMLGVYADFAENWMAMPVIQGVKTPSERFAGAIETYCIEALMQDGKALQAGTSHFLGQNFARSFDVKFVNKENQLEFAWATSWGVSTRLMGALVMAHSDDNGLVLPPMLAPIQVVIIPIYKSEVDLAKITERINPIIAELKALGVSVKFDDDDKQRSGWKFAEYELKGVPIRLAVGMRDLESGTIEVARRDTLTKESRPIEGISAHIKALLDDIQSSIYDRAFAFREANTFTVDTWDEFKQQIEKGGFISAHWDGTAETEAKIKNETKATIRCIPLNSIEEVGKCVYSGKESAKRVIFARAY is encoded by the coding sequence ATGAGTAAAGGCTTACCGAAACGCTCCGAAAACTATTCGGAATGGTACAACGAATTGGTTAAACGTGCCGGGCTCGCCGAGAATTCGGCCGTCCGCGGGTGCATGGTGATCAAGCCCTATGGCTTTGCCATCTGGGAAAAGATGCAGCGTGCGCTTGACGATATGTTCAAGGCGACCGGACACGAGAATGCCTACTTCCCTCTTTTCGTTCCGCGGTCGTTCCTTGAGAAAGAGGAAGAACACGCGGAAGGCTTTGCGAAAGAGTGCGCGGTCGTAACGCATTATCGGCTTAAAGCCGGCCCGGACGGGAAAGGCCTGATGGTGGATCCGGATTCGAAGCTCGAGGAGGAATTGATCATCCGCCCGACCTCGGAAACGGTCATTTGGAACGCCTACAAGAACTGGATCCAGTCGTGGCGCGACCTGCCGATCCTGATCAATCAATGGGCAAACGTCGTCCGCTGGGAGATGCGGACGCGCATATTCCTTCGCACTGCTGAATTCCTTTGGCAAGAGGGCCACACCGCCCACGCGACCGAGAAGGAAGCCATTGCGGAGACCGAGCAGATGCTAGGTGTATACGCGGACTTTGCCGAAAACTGGATGGCAATGCCGGTGATCCAAGGCGTGAAGACCCCAAGTGAACGGTTCGCCGGTGCGATCGAGACCTATTGCATCGAAGCGTTGATGCAAGACGGAAAGGCATTACAGGCGGGCACTTCGCATTTCCTTGGGCAGAATTTCGCCCGGTCGTTCGATGTGAAGTTCGTCAACAAGGAAAATCAGCTCGAATTCGCATGGGCGACGAGTTGGGGCGTTTCGACGCGGCTTATGGGAGCTTTGGTGATGGCCCATTCCGACGACAACGGGCTGGTACTTCCGCCAATGCTTGCTCCGATTCAGGTCGTTATAATTCCGATCTACAAGAGCGAAGTAGATCTGGCAAAGATCACCGAACGCATCAATCCGATCATTGCTGAACTGAAGGCTCTGGGAGTCAGCGTCAAGTTCGATGACGACGACAAACAGCGTTCCGGCTGGAAGTTCGCCGAATATGAGCTGAAGGGTGTGCCCATTCGCCTCGCCGTAGGTATGCGTGATTTAGAAAGCGGCACTATCGAAGTCGCCCGTCGAGATACTCTGACCAAAGAATCAAGGCCGATCGAGGGCATTTCGGCACACATAAAGGCGTTGCTTGATGATATCCAGTCAAGCATCTACGACAGAGCGTTTGCCTTCCGCGAGGCGAACACATTCACTGTCGATACCTGGGACGAGTTCAAACAGCAGATCGAGAAAGGCGGTTTCATTTCAGCCCATTGGGACGGTACGGCCGAGACCGAAGCGAAGATCAAGAACGAGACCAAGGCGACGATCCGCTGCATTCCGCTTAATTCGATCGAGGAAGTGGGCAAATGCGTTTATTCCGGCAAAGAATCCGCAAAACGGGTGATATTCGCTCGGGCCTATTAG
- a CDS encoding periplasmic heavy metal sensor, with amino-acid sequence MQSLAKTIFRCAFLFLAGFVVFGAVTLAQDETKDDEPDAPPAQQRPNLTRALGLRPDQVQQFRRFNQAWQPKRQEAAMQLRLANRELDAAIYADNLDEDLVKVKLSAFHEAQKEVAKLRFEEELAIRKILDPEQLQRFRELRRRFAENRQQRQLRRQQNPNAPLRRNSPGQRREPGERPPQRPAR; translated from the coding sequence ATGCAAAGCTTAGCGAAAACAATTTTTAGATGCGCATTTCTTTTTCTTGCGGGATTTGTTGTTTTCGGTGCCGTTACACTTGCTCAAGACGAAACAAAGGACGACGAGCCCGATGCGCCGCCTGCACAGCAGCGCCCGAACCTGACGCGTGCGTTAGGACTCAGGCCCGACCAAGTTCAACAATTTCGTCGGTTCAATCAAGCATGGCAGCCAAAGCGGCAGGAAGCGGCGATGCAGCTTCGGCTTGCTAATCGCGAGCTTGATGCGGCGATCTATGCCGACAACCTCGATGAAGATCTCGTAAAAGTAAAGCTTTCGGCTTTTCATGAAGCGCAGAAAGAAGTAGCGAAACTGCGGTTCGAAGAGGAGCTTGCGATCAGAAAGATCCTTGATCCCGAGCAGCTTCAGCGGTTTCGCGAGCTTCGCCGTCGATTTGCCGAAAACCGCCAGCAGCGGCAACTCCGGCGTCAACAAAATCCGAATGCCCCACTCCGGCGAAACTCGCCCGGCCAACGCCGAGAGCCAGGCGAGAGGCCGCCGCAGCGGCCCGCCCGTTAA
- a CDS encoding ABC transporter permease, protein MNPLLRFIAELQDVSLLLWRSIVSLRHGPRYFAETLRQMDMIGVGSLPIVLLTGFFTGGVLVLQTYPTLEYYSLQNESGRSVATSLIRELGPVLSALMVSGRIGSAIAAELGSMVVSQQIEAMRALGTDPIRKLVVPRITALIMMLPLLTVAADIFGLIGGGIVANYIYGQDIHVFSESVRNGISTKDIIAGMVKPIFFGFIIGLVACHKGLSTSGGTVGVGRSVTNSVVTASIWVIIFDFFLAKALQYLLDIGRI, encoded by the coding sequence ATGAATCCCCTTTTAAGATTTATCGCCGAACTGCAGGACGTAAGCCTTTTGCTCTGGCGTTCGATCGTCAGCCTGCGGCACGGGCCGCGTTACTTCGCCGAAACACTTAGGCAAATGGACATGATCGGCGTCGGTTCGCTTCCGATCGTTCTTCTTACTGGTTTCTTTACTGGCGGCGTCCTGGTGCTACAAACTTACCCGACGCTCGAATACTACAGTCTCCAAAACGAATCCGGCCGATCGGTCGCGACCTCGTTGATCCGTGAACTCGGGCCGGTGCTTTCAGCACTTATGGTTTCGGGGCGGATCGGTTCAGCGATCGCTGCCGAACTAGGCTCGATGGTCGTCTCGCAACAGATCGAGGCGATGCGTGCACTCGGAACCGATCCGATCCGAAAACTTGTCGTTCCACGGATCACGGCCCTGATAATGATGCTTCCGCTCCTGACTGTCGCTGCAGACATTTTCGGGTTGATCGGCGGCGGTATAGTGGCGAACTACATTTACGGCCAGGACATTCACGTTTTCTCCGAATCGGTACGAAACGGCATCTCAACGAAGGACATAATCGCCGGAATGGTCAAACCGATCTTCTTCGGATTCATCATTGGCCTTGTTGCCTGCCACAAGGGTCTAAGTACCTCGGGCGGTACAGTCGGGGTCGGCCGCTCAGTTACAAACTCGGTCGTAACAGCTTCGATCTGGGTCATCATTTTTGACTTCTTTCTTGCAAAGGCCTTGCAGTACCTTCTCGACATCGGCCGTATCTGA
- a CDS encoding ATP-binding cassette domain-containing protein translates to MLVDEANSALPLSDDIEFTDMKEAVDSPDRVAPVIEFRDVCLSFDEKVILNGISFSVRRGETKIILGRSGGGKSTVIRLILGLIKPDSGRILIDGEDITDHDEPALMTVRQKMGMVFQEGALFDSLPVYENVAYRLREQGVEEEEVEAEVRRMLRFVALEDAIEKMPSELSGGMRRRVGIARALVGDPEIVLFDEPTAGLDPPTARTICELAIKLRDLHDVSSIFVTHEMNNLRYLSSEYAVIDESGEVKFEKEGERLCIINTEILMLRDGKVGFEGKDEELLRSEDPYIRTFVHGK, encoded by the coding sequence ATGCTCGTTGACGAAGCCAATAGTGCACTTCCGCTTTCGGATGATATCGAGTTCACTGATATGAAAGAGGCGGTCGATTCTCCAGATCGCGTGGCACCCGTTATCGAGTTTCGTGACGTATGCCTTTCTTTTGACGAGAAGGTCATCCTCAATGGCATCAGCTTTTCCGTTCGCCGCGGCGAAACCAAGATAATCCTCGGGCGAAGCGGTGGCGGTAAATCGACAGTAATTCGCCTGATCCTGGGCTTGATAAAGCCCGATTCCGGGCGGATCCTTATCGACGGAGAAGATATAACGGATCACGACGAGCCGGCGCTGATGACCGTTCGCCAAAAGATGGGAATGGTCTTTCAGGAAGGTGCACTCTTCGATTCGTTACCGGTTTACGAGAACGTTGCTTACCGGCTTCGGGAGCAGGGCGTTGAAGAAGAAGAGGTCGAGGCCGAGGTCCGGCGAATGCTCAGGTTCGTTGCACTTGAGGATGCGATCGAAAAAATGCCGAGCGAACTTTCCGGCGGCATGCGGCGACGCGTCGGCATCGCCCGTGCTCTCGTGGGTGATCCGGAGATAGTGCTCTTTGACGAACCGACAGCCGGACTCGACCCGCCAACCGCACGAACGATCTGCGAGCTCGCGATAAAGCTCCGCGATCTGCACGACGTTTCCTCGATCTTTGTCACGCATGAGATGAACAACCTTCGCTACCTCTCGTCCGAATATGCGGTGATCGACGAAAGCGGCGAAGTTAAGTTTGAAAAAGAGGGTGAGCGGCTCTGCATTATAAATACGGAGATCCTGATGCTCCGCGATGGCAAGGTCGGCTTTGAGGGTAAAGACGAAGAGCTGCTCCGCTCAGAAGATCCGTATATCAGGACGTTCGTTCACGGCAAATAG
- a CDS encoding arginine repressor, with product MDKQIRLQEIRKIVGSRRIARQEKLVALLTERGFGVTQASVSRDLDELGIVKVAGQYTLPRLDREKAKLGVRSIETSGDSLIVVKSEPGFASAAATQIDSVALSEIVGTIAGDDTIFVAVRRSSDQRATVKKLLELFGG from the coding sequence ATGGACAAGCAAATCAGATTACAAGAGATTAGGAAAATCGTTGGCTCTAGAAGGATAGCCCGCCAAGAAAAGCTCGTTGCCCTGTTGACCGAGCGCGGATTTGGCGTCACACAGGCAAGCGTCTCGCGAGATCTCGACGAACTCGGGATCGTAAAGGTAGCCGGGCAGTATACACTTCCGAGACTCGATAGGGAGAAAGCGAAGCTCGGAGTAAGAAGCATTGAGACGTCCGGCGATTCCTTGATCGTTGTTAAGAGTGAGCCTGGTTTTGCCTCAGCAGCCGCGACGCAGATCGATTCAGTGGCCTTAAGCGAAATCGTCGGAACGATCGCCGGTGATGACACGATCTTCGTTGCCGTACGACGCTCATCTGATCAGCGGGCTACGGTAAAGAAATTGTTGGAGCTATTCGGCGGTTAG